A segment of the Desulfobacterales bacterium genome:
GAACCCCAATAGGTCATTATGACATTTTAATAGGCGGTATTGCACTCACACATCAAGCAACATTGGTAACCCACAATACAAAAGAGTTTGGAAGCATTGAAAATTTAAAGATCGTTTATTCCAGATTCAATTGATATACTGTGATGGTTTACAATTAACACATATAATACAAGCATTAAGCTTAACCGGAAAAATTTGTCAGTTTTTTATTGATGTGTTTCCATAATATTTATAATTTCTTTAACTTTCGTATATCTAAGAAAATGATCGGCTAATAAATTATAATTTTCTTCTTTAAAATTCCAAAAATCTAATCTTTTAATATTAGGATTCATTGCAAGCTGATTATCTGAAGCTATTTTTTCTAAAAATTGTTGTCTAAATTCTCCTGAATCAAAAAGACCGTGCAGATATGTGCCAAAAACCATACCATCACGAGATATAGCTCCATCTGGATTTCCATCGATATAAACAAAAGGAATTGCTTCAACGCCTAACGCAGTTTTGCCCATATGGATTTCATATCCTGATACATTTGCATTAAATAATTTATCTTTTCCATCTGAACGTTTAACTGTTTTTGTTGATTCAAGTTCAGTTATAACATCTAATAAACCAAGTCCTTTTGCGGTTTTATGTCCACCTTCTAAATTTAAAGGATCACGGATTTCTTTTCCTAAAATTTGAAACCCTCCGCATAATCCAATAATCATCCCCCTTTTTTTTTCTGCATACGTTCTTAGAGCACCAGTCCATCCTGATGAATCTAACTGAAGCATATCATGAATAACGCTTTTACTGCCAGGAATGATAACTGCATCAAAATCTAATAAATTTTCTGGGGATTCCAACCATTTCACATTGACATCTGGCTCACTGTCCAATGCCTGTATATCCGTAAAATTAGAAATATGCTTAAGCAAAACCACTGCAATGTGAATACCTTCTTTTGAAGGAATTGTTTGAGAGCGTGAAGTTTCTAACGACATACTGTCTTCCATATCAATATGAATGCCTTGATAAAAAGGAACTAAGCCTAAAACAGGCTTTTTTGTTTTCTGTTCAATATAAGTTATGCCGTCATCAAATAGCGAAGGATCTCCTCTAAATTTATTTATGATAAAGCCTGCTACAAGATTACGTTCTTTTTCAGAAATAAGTTCCATTGTTCCAATAATTTGAGCAAATACCCCTCCCCTATCTATATCAGCTATAATTATAACTGGCGCATTGACGCTTAGTGCCATATCAAAATTCACAATATCATTCTGCCTTAGATTAACTTCACAGCATGACCCAGCGCCTTCCATAACTATAACATCATGAATGTTTGTAAGATTATTAAAACTTTGAAGTACCTGTTCTTTCATCTCGGCTTTAAAATCATAATATAATCTTGCTGACATATTTTTATATACTTTTCCGCAAACAATAACTTGAGCGCCCATTTCACTCGATGGTTTCAATAAAATCGGATTCATATTTACCGATGGAATCAATCCAGCAGCCTCAGCCTGTACAGCCTGCGCTCTGCCAATTTCTCCTCCTTCAAAGGTAACGTATGAATTATTTGACATATTTTGAGCTTTAAATGGAGCTACGTTAAAGCCCTTGTTTTTAAAAATACGACAAAAAGCTGTAGAAACAACGCTTTTGCCAACATCTGATCCTGTTCCTAAAAACATAATTTTTTTTGTTTGTAAGCTCATTATAGATAATTACCTTTATTTCTTTAAAACGGAGTTCTTCCGTCGATTCGTAATTTTACTTGATTTTTTTCCAGTAAGAGTTTATTTTTTTAGCTATTTTGTTTCCCTTGATTAAATTATTAGTTATTAACTATTAGTTATTAACTAATTTAAGGTATTATTGCCTTTTTTAATTTTTTTTACAAATATTATTGCTCATTTCAATCTAAAGGACCATATTTTATGCCAATGTTTGAAGACTTTAAGAAGGATTTATTTCCAATAGTAAAAGATATAGCTGATCATTTTGGAACACCTTTTCATATATATGATGAAAAGGGCATTTATAATACAGGAGAAAATTTAAAAAAAGAATTCTCTGATATTAAAGGCGGTTTTACTGAATATTTTGCTGTAAAAGCACTGCCAAATACAACAATTCTTGAAATAATGAAAAATATGGGTTTTGGGTTTGATTGCAGCTCTATTCCTGAACTCGCTATGAGCCGTATGATTGGAGCGAGAGGATCGGATATAATGTTTACATCTAATAATACGAAAAAAGAAGAATTTGAAGCAGCAATGGCGGATGGAGGTAGCATTATCAACCTTGATGATATTACTTTTCTTCAAAAATTGCCTAAAATACCTGAATTAATTTGTTTTAGATATAATCCTGGACATAGAAGAACAGGTAATTCTATAATAGGTAATCCTGTTGAAGCAAAATATGGAGTTTCCCATGACCAAATAATAGACGCTTATAGAGAGGCAATAAAATTAGGCATAAAACAATTCGGGCTTCATACTATGCTTGTATCTAATGAGATTCAATATGAATATATGATAGAAACCGCTAAAATGCTCATTGATCTTGCCGAAGATATTTCCAAAAATCTCGGAATAAAATTCGAATTCATAAATATAGGCGGAGGTCTTGGTATTCCATACAGGCCAGAACAAAATCGACTTGATCTTAAAGCTATGGCTAAAGGCATAAAATCTATTTTTAACGAATTTAACGATAGAAATGGCTATTGTCCTAAACTTTTTATAGAAAGCGGCCGTTATATGACAGGACCCCATGGAGTTCTTGTTACAAAAGCGATCAATAGAAAAAGTATATATAGAAATTATGTTGGAGTTGACGCATGTATGTCATCTCTTATGAGACCTGCAATTTATGGGGCTTACCATCATATAAGTGTTCTTGGAAAAGATGAAAATGCTGATCAAGAAATTGTAGATATAGTTGGGGCTTTATGCGAAAATAATGATAAATTTGCAGTTCAAAGAAAAGTTCCTGTCATAAAAGAAGAAGATTTAATTATAATTCACGATACAGGTGCTCATGGCTATGCAATGGGCTTTAATTATAATGGAAGACTTAGACCAAAAGAATTACTTTTAAAATCAGATGGATCGGTTGAGTTAATTAGAAGGGAGGAAACCTTAGAAGATTATTTGGCGACCTTAAATTTTAAGCCAAAAACGCTAAAACTTAATTAATTTTTTAGGAAGTTCTAAATGCACGCTTTAAAAATTAGCAAAGATGAAAAATATACCTATGCAGATTACTTAAACTGGCCGGACAGTATATGTTGCGAAATTATTGATGGAAAAATTTTTGATATGAGTCCTGCTCCTACTGATACGCACCAACTGATTTCTTGGGAATTATCACGACAAATAGGAAATTTTTTAATCAATACTCAATGTCAAGGCCGTTACGCTCCATTTGATGTTCGGTTTCCTGAAGGAATAAAAGATAACAAAGAAATTATAGATGTTGTTCAGCCAGATATTGTTGTTATTTGCGATACAGATAAAATTGATGAACAGGGATGTCATGGCGCTCCTGAATTTATCATTGAAATTCTTTCACCTTCCACGAGTAAAAAAGATCGTGAACTTAAATTTAAACTTTATGAAAAAAATTGTGTTAAAGAATATTGGATGATTAATCCTATCAATAAAACTGTAATTATCAATATTCTTGAGGATAATAAAAAATATAGGTCAATCAATTTGAAAGCTCAAAACCAAATCGAAGTGGGAGTATTGAAAAGTCTTAAAATTGATTTTGATTTAATTTTTAAGAAATAGTCTGGTTAAAACTTTTACTATATATTGAAATTATTAATATAAATATACTTTCACCCAATAGGTGAAGCAAATTTAAAAGCTGAAAGGAAAAAATTATTATGTTAAAGGTTGGAATAATTGGATGGCGTGGTATGGTTGGGTCTGTTCTCATGGGAAGAATGAAAGAAGAAGATGATTTTAAATTTTTTGAACCCTTCTTTTTTTCAACCACTCAAGCGGGACAAAAAGGCCCTGACATTGGGAAGGATACACCTTTAGTTGACGATGCTTCTAAGCCTGAACTCTTAAAAAAAATGGATATTTTAGTAAGCTGCCAAGGTGGTGATTATACTAAGCAAATATATCCTGTTTTACGAAAAGACGGTTGGACAGGTTATTGGATAGATGCTGCTTCAGCTTTAAGAATGGGAAAAAACAGTATAATTGTGCTTGATCCTGTAAACCGCCATGTAATTAAAAATGGATTAAATTCAGGGATAAAAGATTATATCGGCGGAAACTGCACAGTAAGCCTTATGCTAATGGCTATTGGGGAATTATTTAAAAAAGAATATATAGAATGGATGACAACCATGACGTATCAAGCCGCATCTGGTGCAGGCGCTAAAAATATGACAGAACTTGTAAAACAAATGGCTGTTATTGGAAATGCATCCGAATCGTTAATTAATGACCCATCGTTATCTATTCTGGATCTCGACAGAAAAGTTTCAGAAACTATCAGGGATAATAACTTTCCTATTGATAATTTTGGAGCTCCCCTTGCTGGAAGTTTAATTCCTTGGATAGATAGCCCATTGGAAAATGGTCAAACTCGTGAAGAATGGAAAGGATATGCTGAAACAAATAAAATTCTGCAAACGGTAAAACCTATTCCAATAGACGGTTTATGTGTTAGGATAGGAGCTATGCGATGTCACAGTCAAGCGGTTACTATTAAACTAACAAAAGATATCCCTATTGATGAAATAAAAGATATAATAAAGACATCAAATGAATGGGTTCAAGTAGTTGAAAATACAAAAGCAGAAACTTTAAAAGATCTTACACCAGCTTCTGTGTCAGGTACCCTTAAAGTTCCTGTAGGAAGAATAAGAAAACTTAATGTTGGAAATGAATACTTAACCGCTTTTACAGTCGGAGATCAACTACTATGGGGAGCTGCTGAACCTATAAGAAGGATTCTTAGAATTGTAATTGAGCATTTGAATAAATAGTTAAGGAAAGAAAATTAAATAATTTTATTTTTAGATATTTTAGGGACGACCGGCTGGTCGCGGCTGGTCGCCCCTACAGAAAAATATTAAAAAGGTTACATTCAATCATTCAGCATTTTTAGAAGATCATCAATATCTGAATCATCTAAACTATTAAGAAGTTTATCAAAGGGATCGTTATTATCAGCCGGTAGATAATTAACTTCCTGTTGAATATTTTTAAATTTATTATCATCATCAACTTTTAGAACATTAGACGATATTTTAAACATGGATGCTAACTTATCCCTATGTTCATCTAAGAAATATTCACAAAGCTTTTCTATTGTCATGTATTCAAAAAGAATAGTAGCCGGCAGTTTTCCAAAATCCACTTCAAGTCTTTTTATGATTTCAGCGCCTAATAAAGAATCAATTCCGTATTGTTCAAATGTAGCAGTATCAATAATTTCAGACTCGGTTATTTTTAAAACTTCGCAGAATATAGCTCTAATATGACTAAATATTTTTTCTTTAAAATCTTCCTTTCCTCCAATGGCTTCATTTTTAGATTCCGATTTTATTGCTTCTGAAGGTTTTATTTTTTTAGCCACTTTTGATAATGCATTGATTATTTTTTGTTTATTGCCTTCTACAGGAATAATATTCGATATTTCTAAATTCAATCCACATTCAAAAGCTTTTATGCCGTTATC
Coding sequences within it:
- a CDS encoding cobyric acid synthase; the encoded protein is MSLQTKKIMFLGTGSDVGKSVVSTAFCRIFKNKGFNVAPFKAQNMSNNSYVTFEGGEIGRAQAVQAEAAGLIPSVNMNPILLKPSSEMGAQVIVCGKVYKNMSARLYYDFKAEMKEQVLQSFNNLTNIHDVIVMEGAGSCCEVNLRQNDIVNFDMALSVNAPVIIIADIDRGGVFAQIIGTMELISEKERNLVAGFIINKFRGDPSLFDDGITYIEQKTKKPVLGLVPFYQGIHIDMEDSMSLETSRSQTIPSKEGIHIAVVLLKHISNFTDIQALDSEPDVNVKWLESPENLLDFDAVIIPGSKSVIHDMLQLDSSGWTGALRTYAEKKRGMIIGLCGGFQILGKEIRDPLNLEGGHKTAKGLGLLDVITELESTKTVKRSDGKDKLFNANVSGYEIHMGKTALGVEAIPFVYIDGNPDGAISRDGMVFGTYLHGLFDSGEFRQQFLEKIASDNQLAMNPNIKRLDFWNFKEENYNLLADHFLRYTKVKEIINIMETHQ
- a CDS encoding Uma2 family endonuclease, which codes for MHALKISKDEKYTYADYLNWPDSICCEIIDGKIFDMSPAPTDTHQLISWELSRQIGNFLINTQCQGRYAPFDVRFPEGIKDNKEIIDVVQPDIVVICDTDKIDEQGCHGAPEFIIEILSPSTSKKDRELKFKLYEKNCVKEYWMINPINKTVIINILEDNKKYRSINLKAQNQIEVGVLKSLKIDFDLIFKK
- the lysA gene encoding diaminopimelate decarboxylase yields the protein MPMFEDFKKDLFPIVKDIADHFGTPFHIYDEKGIYNTGENLKKEFSDIKGGFTEYFAVKALPNTTILEIMKNMGFGFDCSSIPELAMSRMIGARGSDIMFTSNNTKKEEFEAAMADGGSIINLDDITFLQKLPKIPELICFRYNPGHRRTGNSIIGNPVEAKYGVSHDQIIDAYREAIKLGIKQFGLHTMLVSNEIQYEYMIETAKMLIDLAEDISKNLGIKFEFINIGGGLGIPYRPEQNRLDLKAMAKGIKSIFNEFNDRNGYCPKLFIESGRYMTGPHGVLVTKAINRKSIYRNYVGVDACMSSLMRPAIYGAYHHISVLGKDENADQEIVDIVGALCENNDKFAVQRKVPVIKEEDLIIIHDTGAHGYAMGFNYNGRLRPKELLLKSDGSVELIRREETLEDYLATLNFKPKTLKLN
- the asd gene encoding aspartate-semialdehyde dehydrogenase; the protein is MLKVGIIGWRGMVGSVLMGRMKEEDDFKFFEPFFFSTTQAGQKGPDIGKDTPLVDDASKPELLKKMDILVSCQGGDYTKQIYPVLRKDGWTGYWIDAASALRMGKNSIIVLDPVNRHVIKNGLNSGIKDYIGGNCTVSLMLMAIGELFKKEYIEWMTTMTYQAASGAGAKNMTELVKQMAVIGNASESLINDPSLSILDLDRKVSETIRDNNFPIDNFGAPLAGSLIPWIDSPLENGQTREEWKGYAETNKILQTVKPIPIDGLCVRIGAMRCHSQAVTIKLTKDIPIDEIKDIIKTSNEWVQVVENTKAETLKDLTPASVSGTLKVPVGRIRKLNVGNEYLTAFTVGDQLLWGAAEPIRRILRIVIEHLNK